From Streptomyces sp. 6-11-2, one genomic window encodes:
- a CDS encoding aromatic ring-hydroxylating dioxygenase subunit alpha, which yields MFVLNTWYVVAWSTEVTRKPVRRVVCKQPLVLYRTQDGAAVALADRCAHRAYPLSAGRTVGDSVECGYHGFAYGPDGVCTRVPAQAAIPARARVRRYPVVEKDGWIWMWTGDEDLADESLVPDTHWMNDPAWATVTHTMLFECRHDLIHDNLLDLTHETFLHKTTVGDDYIPEYGITVEVDGTVVTVDRFMPGVEAPPLYARTMGTEGLYDRFHATEFHIPSYHVLHSGITAQGRPREEGHLIKVLNGITPVDERTTWYYYAFSRNFAVDAEWATKELEVGLETVLREDADALREQETGMRERPDGEHDVLIGQDAGVAKARRILGRLLAAEQAADQTAKG from the coding sequence GTGTTCGTTCTGAACACCTGGTATGTCGTTGCCTGGTCCACCGAAGTCACCCGCAAGCCCGTACGCCGGGTCGTCTGCAAGCAACCCCTCGTGCTGTACCGCACCCAGGACGGCGCGGCCGTGGCTCTCGCCGACCGCTGCGCCCACCGCGCCTACCCGCTGTCCGCCGGCCGCACCGTGGGGGACTCCGTCGAGTGCGGGTACCACGGTTTCGCCTACGGGCCCGACGGCGTGTGCACCCGCGTCCCCGCCCAGGCCGCCATCCCCGCCCGGGCCCGCGTGCGCCGCTACCCGGTCGTGGAGAAGGACGGCTGGATCTGGATGTGGACCGGTGACGAGGACCTCGCCGACGAGAGCCTGGTCCCCGACACGCACTGGATGAACGACCCCGCGTGGGCGACGGTCACCCACACGATGCTCTTCGAGTGCCGCCACGACCTCATCCACGACAACCTGCTCGACCTCACCCACGAAACGTTCCTGCACAAGACGACCGTCGGTGACGACTACATCCCCGAGTACGGCATCACCGTCGAGGTGGACGGCACCGTCGTGACCGTGGACCGCTTCATGCCCGGTGTCGAGGCGCCGCCGCTGTACGCGCGGACCATGGGCACCGAGGGCCTGTACGACCGGTTCCACGCCACCGAGTTCCACATCCCGAGCTACCACGTGCTGCACTCCGGCATCACCGCCCAGGGGCGCCCGCGCGAGGAGGGTCACCTCATCAAGGTGCTCAACGGGATCACCCCGGTCGACGAGCGGACCACCTGGTACTACTACGCCTTCAGCCGCAACTTCGCGGTCGACGCCGAGTGGGCCACCAAGGAACTGGAGGTCGGCCTCGAGACCGTGCTGCGCGAGGACGCCGACGCGCTGCGCGAGCAGGAGACCGGGATGCGGGAGCGCCCCGACGGCGAGCACGACGTGCTCATCGGGCAGGACGCCGGCGTCGCCAAGGCCCGCCGGATCCTGGGCCGGCTGCTCGCCGCCGAGCAGGCCGCCGATCAGACCGCGAAGGGCTGA
- a CDS encoding DUF5753 domain-containing protein, whose translation MCSWTRARCRTRRAPSGVELGELVCFSKHTVASVELGRRMPDPVFVERTESALGNTGALRKAASHLTRQPGLAAWFRQWARLEAMAISLCTYECRVVPGLLQTEAYARAVSLSVPPIPDEEELNERIAARMQRQEFLSTQRKPPCAFSFIVEESVLRRGTGGTEVMREQLDRLLDVEPRWNVEMQVMPLWQPVHAGLDGPIRLLETPENQWFSYSEGQQSGRLISDRKEISLLHQRYAKLRSQALTPADSRSLVERMRGAL comes from the coding sequence GTGTGCAGCTGGACGAGGGCGAGGTGCCGGACGAGGCGGGCGCCGAGCGGGGTGGAGCTGGGCGAACTGGTCTGCTTCTCCAAACACACGGTGGCATCGGTGGAGTTGGGCCGCCGCATGCCGGACCCGGTCTTCGTGGAGCGGACGGAGTCGGCCCTGGGCAACACGGGCGCGCTGCGGAAGGCCGCGAGCCATTTGACTCGGCAGCCGGGACTGGCGGCGTGGTTCCGGCAGTGGGCGCGGCTGGAGGCGATGGCGATCAGCCTGTGCACGTACGAATGCCGGGTCGTGCCGGGCCTGTTGCAGACGGAGGCGTATGCGCGGGCGGTGTCATTGAGTGTGCCGCCGATTCCCGACGAGGAGGAGCTCAACGAGCGGATCGCGGCCCGGATGCAACGACAGGAGTTCCTGTCGACGCAACGGAAGCCGCCGTGTGCGTTCAGCTTCATCGTCGAGGAGTCAGTGCTGCGGAGGGGCACGGGTGGTACCGAGGTCATGCGGGAGCAACTGGACCGCCTGCTGGACGTCGAGCCACGCTGGAACGTTGAGATGCAGGTCATGCCGTTGTGGCAGCCCGTGCACGCGGGGCTGGACGGACCGATTCGGCTACTGGAGACGCCGGAAAATCAGTGGTTCAGCTACTCGGAGGGACAACAGAGCGGACGTCTCATCTCGGACCGGAAAGAGATCAGCCTCCTGCACCAGCGGTATGCGAAACTGCGTTCGCAGGCTCTCACCCCCGCAGACTCCCGGAGCCTGGTGGAGCGCATGCGAGGAGCGCTATGA
- a CDS encoding amino acid ABC transporter permease, which produces MSAPPTPLARETEAKTPDAEPTVVPKRHPARWLTAVALLLIGAATLRSVFTNPRFGWDVVNTYLRDVSIGRGLAVTLELTAICMVLGVVLGIVLAVMRLSVNPVVRSAAFLYVSFFRGTPVLVQLLFWYNLAALYPTLTFGIPGLSLDANRLITPLVAAILGLGLNEAAYMSEIVRAGILSVDHGQAEAAGALGLTRMQTMRRVILPQAMRVIIPPTGNETIGMLKTTALVSVLAVPDLLYSAQILYSRNFQTIPLLIVASIWYMVVTSVLTIGQFYVERRFARGNRTLPPTPLQRLRQMLSTHAPIATGRQS; this is translated from the coding sequence ATGAGCGCCCCGCCCACCCCGCTCGCCCGGGAGACCGAGGCGAAGACACCGGACGCCGAGCCGACCGTCGTCCCCAAACGGCACCCCGCCCGCTGGCTCACGGCGGTCGCACTGCTGCTGATCGGCGCGGCGACGCTGCGGTCGGTGTTCACCAACCCCCGCTTCGGCTGGGACGTCGTCAACACCTACCTGCGGGACGTGTCCATCGGCCGCGGACTGGCCGTCACACTGGAACTCACCGCGATCTGCATGGTCCTCGGCGTCGTACTGGGCATCGTCCTGGCGGTGATGCGCCTGTCGGTCAACCCCGTCGTGCGCTCCGCGGCGTTCCTGTACGTGTCGTTCTTCCGCGGTACGCCCGTGCTGGTGCAACTGCTGTTCTGGTACAACCTGGCGGCGCTCTACCCCACGCTGACCTTCGGCATCCCGGGCCTGTCCCTGGACGCCAACCGGCTGATCACCCCGCTGGTCGCGGCCATCCTCGGCCTCGGCCTGAACGAGGCCGCCTACATGTCGGAGATCGTCCGGGCCGGCATCCTGTCCGTCGACCACGGCCAGGCCGAGGCCGCCGGAGCGCTGGGCCTGACCCGGATGCAGACCATGCGCCGGGTGATCCTGCCCCAGGCCATGCGGGTGATCATCCCGCCGACCGGCAACGAGACCATCGGCATGCTCAAGACCACCGCCCTGGTGAGCGTGCTCGCCGTGCCCGACCTGCTCTACTCCGCGCAGATCCTGTACTCGCGCAACTTCCAGACCATCCCGCTGCTCATCGTCGCCAGCATCTGGTACATGGTCGTCACCAGCGTCCTCACCATCGGGCAGTTCTACGTCGAGCGCCGGTTCGCGCGCGGCAACCGCACGCTGCCGCCCACCCCGCTCCAGCGGCTGAGGCAGATGCTCAGCACCCACGCGCCGATCGCCACCGGGAGGCAGTCATGA
- a CDS encoding DUF397 domain-containing protein: MSSTSELIWFKSSYSGSQGDDCVEVAVSWQESARVEAVRVRDSKNKQGPQIALSPTAWNGFVSYAPQP; the protein is encoded by the coding sequence ATGAGCAGCACGTCAGAACTGATCTGGTTCAAGAGCAGCTACAGCGGCTCGCAGGGAGACGACTGCGTGGAAGTCGCCGTCTCCTGGCAGGAATCAGCTCGCGTCGAGGCCGTCCGCGTCCGCGACTCCAAGAACAAGCAAGGCCCCCAAATCGCCCTCTCCCCCACCGCGTGGAACGGCTTCGTCTCGTACGCCCCCCAGCCCTGA
- a CDS encoding ATP-binding protein, translated as MRRPNSTDATVCLEKQTSSPSSTPLGARLVRHLALVQLHTWGVPHGTPLSDAAATIVGELAANAVTHGRVPGRDFELRLTHTPGLLLRIEVSDTRGDRRPPAREEATAPAPLDETGRGLFLVDALADRWEVLDRVSRGVALPGKAVRAELDLPSA; from the coding sequence ATGCGGCGGCCCAACTCCACCGATGCCACCGTGTGTTTGGAGAAGCAGACCAGTTCGCCCAGCTCCACCCCGCTCGGCGCCCGCCTCGTCCGGCACCTCGCCCTCGTCCAGCTGCACACCTGGGGCGTCCCGCACGGCACCCCGCTCTCGGACGCCGCCGCCACGATCGTCGGCGAGCTGGCCGCCAACGCCGTGACCCACGGCCGCGTACCGGGCCGCGACTTCGAACTGCGCCTGACGCACACCCCGGGCCTCCTGCTGCGCATCGAGGTGTCCGACACCCGCGGTGACCGCCGGCCGCCCGCGCGCGAAGAGGCCACGGCCCCGGCGCCGCTCGACGAGACCGGCCGGGGCCTGTTCCTCGTCGACGCGCTCGCCGACCGGTGGGAGGTGCTGGACCGCGTGTCCCGGGGAGTGGCCCTGCCCGGCAAGGCCGTCCGCGCCGAACTCGACCTGCCCTCCGCGTGA
- a CDS encoding succinylglutamate desuccinylase/aspartoacylase family protein, with product MTRLHGIDLDAPGRRIGAIHLTHSDNRHDNGVVPVPVAVLSGAPGPTALLVAGTHGDEYEGQVVLHRLLRETDPERLTGRLIVLPALNLPAVRTASRVSPLDGGNLNRSYPGNDKGGPTDQVAHALAGELLPHADLVMDLHSGGSSSHYLPSVFVYDGPTPEAWQAKRRLTEQMGLPWTMVVPARFEPGSFSTAADDAGVAMISTELGGGGEVNPAFVSDAVHGLRRVLAGAGILPAEPDTPPAPPTRWIDLLADGAVYTPARGLFEPIARIGQQVEEGDPIGRVHPVEELARPSVPVLAHRTGIVAVVRRPPLVDLGDALYHLAADRPDTAVPAAC from the coding sequence GTGACGCGGCTGCACGGCATCGACCTCGACGCGCCGGGGCGCCGGATCGGTGCCATCCACCTCACCCACTCGGACAACCGGCACGACAACGGCGTCGTCCCGGTCCCGGTCGCGGTGCTCTCCGGCGCGCCGGGCCCGACGGCCCTGCTCGTCGCCGGTACGCATGGCGACGAGTACGAGGGGCAGGTGGTTCTGCACCGCCTGCTGCGCGAGACCGATCCCGAGCGGCTGACCGGCCGGCTCATCGTCCTGCCGGCGCTGAACCTGCCCGCGGTCCGTACCGCGTCCCGGGTCTCCCCGCTCGACGGCGGGAACCTCAACCGCAGCTACCCCGGGAACGACAAGGGCGGCCCCACCGACCAGGTCGCCCACGCCCTGGCCGGCGAACTGCTGCCGCACGCCGACCTGGTGATGGACCTGCACTCCGGCGGATCGAGCAGCCACTACCTCCCGTCGGTCTTCGTCTACGACGGCCCGACCCCCGAGGCGTGGCAGGCGAAGCGGCGGCTGACGGAGCAGATGGGGCTGCCCTGGACGATGGTCGTGCCCGCGCGGTTCGAACCTGGTTCGTTCTCCACCGCCGCCGACGACGCCGGGGTCGCGATGATCTCCACCGAGCTCGGCGGCGGCGGTGAGGTCAATCCCGCCTTCGTGTCCGACGCGGTCCACGGACTGCGCCGAGTGCTGGCCGGAGCCGGAATCCTTCCGGCGGAGCCGGACACCCCGCCCGCCCCGCCGACCCGCTGGATCGACCTGCTCGCCGACGGCGCCGTGTACACCCCCGCACGGGGGCTCTTCGAGCCCATCGCCCGCATCGGCCAGCAGGTCGAGGAGGGCGATCCGATCGGCCGGGTCCACCCCGTCGAGGAACTCGCGCGGCCCTCCGTCCCCGTCCTCGCACACCGCACGGGCATCGTCGCCGTCGTCCGGCGGCCACCGCTGGTGGACCTCGGCGACGCCCTCTACCACCTGGCCGCCGACCGCCCCGACACCGCCGTTCCGGCCGCCTGCTGA
- a CDS encoding GntR family transcriptional regulator, with product MRSDPRDTRPLGVRVYEQLRDEIVSGDLEADATLVQEQVAERLGVSRTPVRDALNRLAHEGLVTWLPGSGYIVNALQPKDIAEVYQVRQSLETLALRLACGRHDRARLARLAAVIEEMAATDPADAAAQFELNRSFHRLLIEPCDNALLLRMTDTLWDHPVNRRITRSYVHEAGNVPLMVSEHRAILEAARTADEELLVRLATEHMYTGYRETLPADSGLDLVPRPESEEPG from the coding sequence TTGCGGAGCGACCCCAGGGACACCCGGCCGTTGGGGGTCCGGGTGTACGAACAACTCCGCGACGAGATCGTCTCGGGCGACCTGGAAGCCGACGCCACCCTGGTGCAGGAGCAGGTGGCGGAGCGGCTCGGCGTGTCCCGCACCCCGGTACGGGACGCGCTGAACCGCCTCGCCCACGAGGGACTGGTCACCTGGCTTCCCGGCAGCGGATACATCGTCAACGCCCTGCAGCCCAAGGACATCGCCGAGGTCTACCAGGTGCGGCAGTCCCTGGAGACGCTGGCCCTGCGGCTGGCCTGCGGCCGGCACGACCGGGCCCGGCTGGCCCGGCTGGCGGCGGTGATCGAGGAGATGGCGGCCACGGATCCGGCCGACGCGGCGGCGCAGTTCGAACTCAACCGGTCCTTCCACCGGCTGCTGATCGAGCCCTGCGACAACGCACTGCTCCTGCGGATGACCGACACCCTCTGGGACCACCCGGTCAACCGGCGCATCACCCGCTCCTACGTCCACGAGGCGGGCAACGTCCCGCTCATGGTGAGCGAGCACCGCGCCATCCTGGAGGCCGCCCGCACGGCGGACGAGGAGCTCCTGGTCCGCCTGGCGACCGAGCACATGTACACCGGCTACCGCGAGACCCTGCCCGCCGACAGCGGCCTCGACCTGGTGCCGCGGCCGGAGTCGGAGGAGCCTGGCTGA
- a CDS encoding ABC transporter substrate-binding protein produces the protein MRHPIRLPLLAAVVALALAGCTNASAEGGSAGPGPSAAASGGGAGTAAVDAAAAALLPADVKSKGVLAVASDASYRPFEYFDTDNKTMIGFDVDMTDALGARLGLKVTHVNAGFDGILPGLAARKFDIGASAFSSTPERAKTVDFVAYLNGGSGIAVKAGNPLGLEMEPMSLCGHTISAQKGSLQGLNQLPAISQQCTGAGKAPVKAELFPSQDGANLAVVSGRVDAVMADSVSLALQAKASNGKFELAPGADYEPSPIAIAVPKGSALKPALDAAMKALLSDGTMESLMKKWDIPAGLHLKSGS, from the coding sequence GTGCGCCATCCGATACGTCTTCCCCTCCTCGCGGCAGTCGTCGCGCTGGCTCTCGCCGGCTGTACCAACGCATCGGCCGAAGGCGGTTCCGCCGGTCCGGGGCCGTCCGCGGCGGCGTCCGGCGGTGGTGCCGGCACGGCGGCGGTGGACGCCGCGGCCGCCGCGCTGCTCCCCGCCGACGTCAAGTCCAAGGGCGTGCTCGCGGTGGCGAGCGACGCGTCCTACCGGCCGTTCGAGTACTTCGACACCGACAACAAGACGATGATCGGCTTCGACGTCGACATGACGGACGCCCTCGGCGCCCGGCTGGGCCTGAAGGTCACGCACGTCAACGCCGGATTCGACGGCATCCTGCCCGGCCTCGCCGCCCGCAAGTTCGACATCGGCGCCTCCGCCTTCTCCAGCACCCCCGAGCGGGCGAAGACCGTCGACTTCGTGGCCTACCTGAACGGCGGCTCCGGCATCGCGGTCAAGGCGGGCAACCCGCTGGGCCTCGAGATGGAACCGATGTCGCTGTGCGGGCACACCATCTCGGCCCAGAAGGGCAGCCTCCAGGGCCTCAACCAGCTGCCCGCGATCTCCCAGCAGTGCACCGGCGCGGGCAAGGCCCCGGTGAAGGCCGAGCTCTTCCCCTCCCAGGACGGCGCCAACCTCGCCGTCGTCAGCGGCCGGGTCGACGCGGTGATGGCCGACTCGGTCTCCCTCGCGCTCCAGGCCAAGGCGTCCAACGGCAAGTTCGAGCTCGCACCCGGCGCCGACTACGAGCCGTCCCCCATCGCCATCGCGGTGCCCAAGGGCTCCGCGCTCAAGCCGGCCCTGGACGCGGCCATGAAGGCCCTCCTGTCCGACGGCACCATGGAGTCGCTCATGAAGAAGTGGGACATTCCCGCCGGCCTGCACCTGAAGTCCGGGAGCTGA